One stretch of Lacrimispora sphenoides DNA includes these proteins:
- a CDS encoding carbohydrate ABC transporter permease: MKESRVSNAWKYVLALIIIAIHFVPIYMVVAIAFKSPYDHSSRWVFPGYLYLKNIYTALERGGMLLALKNTVIISGMSILFIVVIGAMAAYPLARNKSRLNNLVKGFIMGVMMIPPLSILVPLYSFMAKIQGINSYWGMIVTLITFQLPTSIFLFSSFITSIPVALEEAAAIDGCGPFQTFFRIIMPQLKPVTASVIIITGVNCWNNYQFALYLLQSPRIKTITLAIAGFFSADSANVNGAAAAAFIGILPMVAVFLFLQKYFIQGMVDSAIK, encoded by the coding sequence ATGAAAGAATCAAGGGTTTCCAATGCCTGGAAATATGTACTGGCTCTCATCATCATTGCAATCCACTTTGTTCCCATTTATATGGTGGTTGCCATTGCGTTTAAATCCCCTTATGATCATTCCTCAAGGTGGGTCTTTCCAGGATACCTTTACTTAAAAAATATTTACACCGCACTGGAGCGGGGAGGAATGCTTTTGGCCCTTAAAAATACTGTGATCATAAGCGGTATGTCAATTCTTTTTATTGTGGTCATCGGAGCTATGGCGGCTTATCCTCTCGCGAGAAATAAGAGCAGGCTTAACAACCTGGTAAAAGGGTTCATTATGGGTGTCATGATGATTCCCCCCTTAAGCATTCTGGTTCCCTTATATTCCTTTATGGCTAAAATTCAGGGAATCAATTCCTACTGGGGCATGATCGTGACTTTGATCACCTTCCAGCTTCCCACCAGCATCTTTTTGTTTTCAAGCTTTATAACCAGCATACCGGTGGCTCTTGAGGAAGCAGCGGCAATTGACGGCTGCGGACCGTTCCAGACATTTTTCAGGATCATTATGCCTCAGCTAAAGCCGGTAACAGCTTCTGTTATCATAATCACCGGTGTGAACTGCTGGAATAATTACCAGTTTGCTTTGTATCTGCTTCAGTCCCCCAGGATTAAGACCATTACACTGGCCATTGCAGGCTTCTTTTCTGCAGACTCAGCCAATGTCAATGGAGCGGCTGCTGCGGCCTTTATTGGAATCCTTCCCATGGTTGCGGTATTCCTGTTTTTACAGAAATACTTTATCCAGGGTATGGTGGACAGCGCGATCAAGTAA